A stretch of DNA from Lotus japonicus ecotype B-129 chromosome 4, LjGifu_v1.2:
AGACCGTTCGTATGGGTCTATGACCTAGCTTACATCAGGTTTAGGTTAGGCACGCTAAATGTATAAAAAGACAAAGTCTACACTTATAAAAAAAGTCTTGTAAGTCTAATACGATAGCCTATTTAAATAAATGTGATgtgattaatataaatatattttatctttactGTTGTTGTTACGTTAAATATTTATGATAATATCTtaatattatatacttatttaCATTTTTATATGTTTAATCAAGATTTTTTGTTGGTAAGCATATGTTTATTTTGAATCAACTTAACATATATAATGATTCAAAAATATAAGTCTATTTAGAAATACATTTATGGCCTATTTAAATACTTTAGTATGATTTTAAATAGAGAATCTAAGACCCTAAAAAATTCAACATAATATAGTTTACTTTCATCTCTAGCTAGTTGTTTATAATATTGTTAGTTtgtttatagaaaaaaaaaattagatataaTTTAACTCGTAAACTCAACAAATGAAGTAAAATTTATAAGCCTATAATTTAATCTGTCACTAAAATGTATGTAGGTTGGATGTCTTGTAAAAGCATATGTATATGTATCATTACTCATTTTCATAATATAAAAAGCTACGTGACTTAATGGAAAACTAGAATATGAGGTGATTTGAtgagtttttaaatatttttcttcattttatcTTGACTGGATTTCGTCAtttggtttgaaaaattaaTCTAGCTCATTCATACGCCACATCATTCAACCCTTAAcataaaaaatgtttttctatacatcacaAGTTACGTGTTTCTTTGAACTTCTCTGGTACGGCATCACTATTTTTTTCTGGACAATTTTAAAGCAACCTTCTACATATACTGTTTTGCCATGCAATTGCAAGTTTGCAACTCTCATATTAATTCATCACTTCTAGCCCTGGAGAGAGGGTTACCCTTGAGCTTGGACTCTCTAAATCATTGCAAGTAATTCACTCTCCCCTACATCAAAGAGAAGGAACCTATGTAACATGGACTCTCAAAGGTAAAgtacatttttgttttttatttaccTAAACGTGAGACCTAATTCACTGATTAAGGTAGTATTAATAAATGTGTGACATAAAGGGTGTCAGCAATATTACACTGCAGTGTTTTAAAGAAAGGGTAACCCCAATCCCCATGATCCCTCCCCTGCTTTCAAAAAGAAAAGTCCAAATGAAGGTGTGTGTCATTTTGCGCCAATGATTCATTACTCTTATTTGCACATTGCATAGGTTGACAATATTCGACTTTAAAAATTGATAGGTTTAGGACTGCAGCACATGAATTTGATTCTCGGTCATATGAAACAGCATCACACTACATGATCTGATAAGAAATCGGCTGTGGGAAGAATCTTACAAGGCCACATGCACGTTTTTTGCAAACTCAAAGTGACTTGAAAATGAAATCCTTTATTAATATTTGAACTAATGCATCTCTCATAAAAGTAATTTTTGTAGAATGATGTGTAATCTAATTATCAAATCTCATAATTAATAATGTCACCAGAGATGCAATACTCTCCATCATTTTAccaatattaaaattataattactctcttcctttttcttttcttcattaaTAGACATCCTTATGTTCGGAAATCATAGAGAAGTTAAAAACAAGAGGGCAATCACACAACATAAAAATATAACATGCAAAACTCCAAAATCATGGGGGGGATCGCGATTGTTGTCTAAACGATCAACAAGAGAATAACCTCTCTTATGTTTGGTTCAGGAGGGAAGACGAGATATATATTTTAACATATTTATTTGCATTGTCCTTACTTCTTTTGATAAACTAAACATAGGGACATATTTATCCAACAAAATATTGTATCTTTCAATTCTATTATTTTCCTAAACCTTCTTCATCAATAGACATCTTTCTGTTTGGAAATTGCAGAGAAGTTTAAAACAAGAGCACAATCACAAAACATAATAGtaacataattttaaaaattctaaAATTGGAAAAAATCACAACCTTTATCTAAATCGACAATCAAAAAATAATCTCTCTTGTTTGATTCAAGTGGGGAAAAGAGAGATTTTAAAACATTTACTTTTATTGTCTTGCAACATAGTATACTATCTGTTTCTGGGAATCCTTAGATGCATTTCAAGGCTCAGAAAATTTGTACTctttttcttcactaggcttttatccaaaatgggtttttcctaatgagcttttaatgaggcatattTTCTTTTGTCTTTTCTCCAAGGAGGTGGGATCTGTTTAACTATATGTAATTTTCCTGTTTTtagctttattttcttttcactCTTGTCCTGGGTTGatgtaccccttgtacttcatttcaatatatatatatatatatatatatatatatatattacatggcttatataaataataaaaaaacttcTTTTGATAAACTAAACTTAAGAAAAGACATATTTATAACAAAATATTTCTCCTCTCTGATTTGAGAGATTTTGAACTAATCCATTCCTCTCCACTTCGCTTCCCACTCCTCTCAGACCTTTGGCCCTCATGTCTTGTCATGCCTTTGGCCCTCAGTCTCCTTTTATCAAAAGAAAACCCTCACCATCTTTTTTGACTTTACATCTTGTAAATTCATCATTATCATAAACTTGATTAAAACTCAAATTTTAACTTCATTAGTTTTTTAcacacttgattaacccatGTTTTGGTTAATGATCGGAAATAGAAATATTTTTTAGCATGCAACAATGATTAATCCCCTTGTTACGCGTGTTCACACGATGCACTAAACTATTTGCCACGAATTGCATTATATTCGCATGAGTAAGGTTTGAACCCCCTAATCTTATGGTTAAGGGATGGGGTGAACAACTATCATGTCATACCTCGAGGTTAATCGTAAATAGAAATATGCATACTAGAATACCAAATTATCCATCTTTTTCCTCTCAATTATATTAACAACTACTTGGCAGAGTTTAGAATGCATTCAATTTAACCAATATAATATTGGCTACTGGTGATGCTGCGGCATCATGTGAAATTCAGAAGCTTTAATATTGTTAACCTTTCAAGCCTCATAAAGCATTCCAACCTCAATCCGGTGCTGTAGTGAAACCCCGAGAGCAGGCAGGCCAGATCTGCAGTTACTGTGCATGATTTCATAAAAACCAAGCATGATTTTATCAAACCAGCCACAGTTCAGGCCAACATAGAATCTTGTCTTGCCACGAACATGAACAACCCCAGAACACCGCGCTTCTTCTAAACTGGAAACCTGTTCTTCAATCTCGTGAGAATCAAATGAACCATTATCAGAGCAGTTCTGTATATGTGTGGTCAAACTATTAATGACTTGATCCACAAAATCATCTCTTGCTATGGTTGGAGTATCTGCATACCCATACTGAATCACACAACAATATACCCCTTTGAGGTTTGTTTTCTTGATCACAATTCTCTCATGTGGAGCAACCTTGGGGACTAGCAAATACCGAAGTGTTGTGAATATTGTGACCTTGTGAAGGGATTTCATGTTCTTTATGTAGTGTCCAAGAATTGGAGTGAGACCATCTTGAATGTTAGTGTAAAAGAAGCACAGCCCAGGTACCCTTTGAACACTGCAGTCAGATAAAAGCTCTTGAAGTCTCTCAAAGGTTACCTTGTGGGTTACCTCATAGTCTATTTTTCTCTGTCTACCATAAAACCAACCGAACATGATGAAAGCAAGGATGAATGATATGGCAAAAGGAATCCATCCACCTTCAGCAATTTTGGTGAAAACAGCACTGACATAAACTCCTTCCATCACAAAAAACACTACGAAGTACAGGGAAACCAGTATGGCAGGAGTTCTCCATATCATGATCATGACCAATGTAAGTAATATAGTGGTGATAAGCATCACAAGGCTCACAACAACACCTGCAATAAATTTCGTAACATCATGAGAAATTTGCAAAACTGACAATATGTACTAACTAGTTTTAGAGTGCATTGGGGTAAACAACTTAATCAAGCGCTTAGGGcaataagcgcttaattaacaTGCTTGTGGCCCCTCCTTTGTTACACCATAACATTCTTGGAACCAACAAAACCCTTCCCTAATCATTTATAATGTACCATTGatgaatttcaaattcaaaagaCTTGCACAAAAACCTGTTATAGTAGTTGAAGGCGAGAGTAAAATGAATTCCTTTCTTTTATCAGATGGCGACTAATTAATGTTATTTTGCAAACAAAGGGTTGCAGAAACCAACATACCGAAAGCATTTCCAATATCTTTTCCATCTCCAAAAATAAGTATGACAGCAACGCAAAGGACCATAAGGATGTAGTTCACTTCAGGGGAGTAAACCTCTCCTTCTTTATTATGAGATGTGTGTATAATCTTTACCCGAGGAAAATAATCCAGCACTACAGATTGCTTGATTACAGAAAAGGTGGCTGATATTAATGACTGGCTAGCAACAACAGCAGCCAATGTTGCAATGGTGAATATAGGCCAGTAGACTGGCTTTGGTATAAATTTGTAAAAGCCATCATCATGATCGTTGGGATGCTTTATCAGATATGCTGTCTGTCCCGCATAAGTAAGAACTAAGGATGGGTAGATTGTGAATAAAAACGCTATCTGTTGCCAAAACAACAAAGATGATTACTGGCTGGAAAGGAAGCACAACCTTGAAAGACAgaccaaaaaatataaaaatcaacCTGAATGGATCGCGGATTGAAATGACCAAGATCAGCAAACATTGCCTCAGAACCtgtcaaattgaagaaattaagaaaaaaaaatggaaaaaatgtCTTATGTTATGATACACATTAATATCCATTTAGAGAAAGAAATTACATCTTTCCATGCCACTTAAAAGTacaaaattttataattaagtcATCTCTATATTCATATCAGAAGTCAGAACAACAAAAAGCTTGTCGCTCCTGACAATCTTCTGCTTTTTAGTGTTTGCACATGTTCTAGTGGCTCACTTAACATTAGCTTGCAATAATCTCTCTCGCAAATACTAGAACATAATAGCACATAATTTATTGTAATTTGACAGAGAAAGAAAGGGGTCCTTTAAAGGGTCCTTCAAAGATATTTCTACATTTCTGTATGAAAAATAGTATATCGTGCAAAATGGATAAGATACATACCTGTAATGCAAAGGACAATACCACCAAGCAGAAGCCACCCAGATTTTCCATTTCTCAAAAAGAAGCGGAAAATGTAGTGCGGAGATAAAGCCTTGAATATACTTGGATAGTGGTGTATGATGCTGTAAATTCCTACAAGTGGGGTACTGAGGGTCCACGCACCCATTATTGGGGAAAAGAGGAAACTTACACGGGATGTGCCATATTTTTGCAACAAGAACAGAAAGATCAAGACAACTGCCGAGAGTGCTTCCACTAGTGCTGCAACAGCATATGCAAAGACAGAAATTAGAGTTGCATAAATCAGGAGAACAAATTCAATAACAAATTTAACGAACTCAGCTCTGCTCCAGAAATCCCTCATGATAAAAAGCTTCTTAATTAGATGGTCCTATCAGATTTAAAGTATTATTTACTGACCAAAAAGCTTCATTTTATCTGACATGCAAATCATTAAGCATGTGTTTTAATATCAGTTGCAGTGAATGGACTTTCAACACAATACATTGAGGAGTTTTGTCTCAAAGTGAGTGCTAAAGTTTGATTGCACTAGTGCCAACTGGTATCCAGACACACCTAAATCATTCGAGATAGCTAACGCATGATGGTTACA
This window harbors:
- the LOC130714856 gene encoding probable potassium transporter 17, whose amino-acid sequence is MNNNAHRSPPNDVVVNLNVDSATPNNVTGNNKKMIKEKRDTLILAYRTLGVVFGGLVTSPLYVYPSMPLHSPTEEDYLGIYSIIFWTLTLIGVVKYANIAIKADDHGEGGTFAVYSLLCRHFNIGILPSKQQQQQQQLGLNSMTRGTETHTWLAKLFERSVVARRVLLFVAMLGTCMLIGDGILTPAISVLSAMDGVRAPFPKVSKSLVEALSAVVLIFLFLLQKYGTSRVSFLFSPIMGAWTLSTPLVGIYSIIHHYPSIFKALSPHYIFRFFLRNGKSGWLLLGGIVLCITGSEAMFADLGHFNPRSIQIAFLFTIYPSLVLTYAGQTAYLIKHPNDHDDGFYKFIPKPVYWPIFTIATLAAVVASQSLISATFSVIKQSVVLDYFPRVKIIHTSHNKEGEVYSPEVNYILMVLCVAVILIFGDGKDIGNAFGVVVSLVMLITTILLTLVMIMIWRTPAILVSLYFVVFFVMEGVYVSAVFTKIAEGGWIPFAISFILAFIMFGWFYGRQRKIDYEVTHKVTFERLQELLSDCSVQRVPGLCFFYTNIQDGLTPILGHYIKNMKSLHKVTIFTTLRYLLVPKVAPHERIVIKKTNLKGVYCCVIQYGYADTPTIARDDFVDQVINSLTTHIQNCSDNGSFDSHEIEEQVSSLEEARCSGVVHVRGKTRFYVGLNCGWFDKIMLGFYEIMHSNCRSGLPALGVSLQHRIEVGMLYEA